TAGAGATTTTAAAATTATTATCCATATATATTTTACCCATATTAAAAAAAGTGGGACAAACGCTAAACTTCCATATATCGTATTATATTTAGAAATAGAACTTTGAAGTAATTGATAAAACATACTTAAAATCCAAAGTGATAATACAACAAGTAAAGAAGAAATAAAACTTGATTTAAAACTTACATTAGTATTAGGTATAAAATAGTATATGACCATAAAAATTGTAAATGATAC
Above is a genomic segment from Caviibacter abscessus containing:
- a CDS encoding YhjD/YihY/BrkB family envelope integrity protein; amino-acid sequence: MFMVIYYFIPNTNVSFKSSFISSLLVVLSLWILSMFYQLLQSSISKYNTIYGSLAFVPLFLIWVKYIWIIILKSL